A region from the Hydra vulgaris chromosome 10, alternate assembly HydraT2T_AEP genome encodes:
- the LOC136086085 gene encoding uncharacterized protein LOC136086085, which translates to MQQDEIEDCDAESLSENDSVESETEDPDEIKNNKKCLAFELGMWAASFSISMVAISSFLSILRISHLSLPKDPRTLLKTPCASNVRVVEGGSYFHFGIVNSLQHLSHLIHFFKIASSEVPVISLQINFDGLPLHKSTIQQFWPILAKVSNPFNSDPFLIGLFCGMIKPVHIDEYI; encoded by the coding sequence ATGCAGCAGGATGAAATTGAAGATTGTGATGCCGAATCATTATCAGAGAATGATTCTGTTGAAAGTGAAACTGAGGATCcagatgaaattaaaaataataaaaaatgtttagcatTTGAATTGGGAATGTGGGCAGCatctttttctatttctatGGTTGccatttcttcttttttgtcTATACTGAGAATATCTCACCTATCACTTCCAAAAGATCCAAGAACTTTACTGAAGACACCTTGTGCAAGCAATGTCAGAGTAGTTGAAGGTGGTTCTTATTTTCACTTTGGTATTGTAAACTCATTGCAGCACCTAAGCCATTTAATACATTTCTTCAAAATTGCTTCTTCAGAAGTTCCTGTGATTTCTCTGCAAATTAATTTTGATGGATTACCTTTGCACAAGTCCACCATACAGCAATTTTGGCCAATACTAGCCAAGGTATCAAATCCATTTAATAGTGATCCTTTTTTGATAGGCTTGTTTTGTGGCATGATTAAACCAGTACACATagatgaatatatttaa